In a single window of the Rhodanobacter sp. LX-99 genome:
- a CDS encoding carbohydrate kinase: MSKANTIICFGEALIDFLAIPPTAGEARIFRQFAGGAPANAAVAVAKLGGRCEFVGMLGQDMFGDFLLKSLHEAGAGVRYVRRTACAKTALAFVSLDAHGERSFSFYRPPSADLLFRNADFDTACFADAGVFHACSNSLTDEDIATTTLSGMALARAGGALVSLDLNLRPALWPDATPSLPILWRALEAADLVKLAREELEYLKQGRHGDDEIAARLLRTARLVLVTDGAAPMRWHTRERSGELAAFKVMAVDTTAAGDAFIGGLLSQLQGNEIDARCFDALLAHPSELERCLRYASACGALAVTRHGAFAALPTHAEAMALLSENAAA, from the coding sequence ATGAGCAAGGCGAACACCATCATCTGCTTCGGCGAAGCGCTGATCGATTTCCTCGCCATCCCGCCGACCGCGGGGGAGGCACGCATATTCCGCCAGTTCGCCGGCGGCGCGCCGGCCAACGCCGCGGTGGCGGTGGCGAAGCTCGGCGGGCGCTGCGAATTCGTTGGCATGCTCGGCCAGGACATGTTCGGCGACTTCCTGCTGAAGAGCCTGCACGAAGCCGGCGCCGGCGTCCGCTACGTGCGCCGCACGGCGTGCGCAAAGACGGCGCTGGCCTTCGTTTCGCTGGACGCGCACGGCGAGCGCAGCTTCAGCTTCTACCGCCCGCCATCCGCCGACCTGCTGTTCCGCAACGCCGATTTCGACACCGCCTGCTTTGCCGATGCGGGCGTATTCCACGCCTGCAGCAACAGCCTGACCGACGAGGACATCGCCACGACCACGCTGTCCGGCATGGCGCTGGCGCGTGCCGGCGGTGCGCTGGTCAGCCTCGACCTGAACCTGCGCCCGGCGTTGTGGCCGGACGCCACGCCCTCGCTGCCGATCCTGTGGCGGGCACTGGAGGCCGCCGACCTGGTCAAGCTTGCGCGCGAGGAACTGGAATACCTGAAACAGGGCCGCCACGGCGACGACGAAATCGCCGCCCGCCTGCTGCGCACCGCACGACTGGTACTGGTCACCGACGGCGCCGCACCCATGCGCTGGCATACGCGCGAGCGCAGCGGCGAGCTGGCGGCGTTCAAAGTGATGGCCGTGGACACCACCGCGGCCGGCGATGCCTTCATCGGCGGCCTGCTGTCGCAACTGCAAGGCAACGAGATCGATGCGCGCTGCTTCGACGCCCTCCTCGCGCATCCGTCCGAACTGGAACGTTGCCTACGCTACGCCTCGGCCTGCGGCGCGCTGGCGGTGACCCGGCACGGCGCGTTCGCCGCGCTGCCGACGCATGCCGAAGCGATGGCGCTGCTCAGCGAAAACGCCGCAGCCTAG
- a CDS encoding GH92 family glycosyl hydrolase, which yields MSSFDLSATVLKTILAGVLLVATTPFAPASARDSEDLPALVNTLIGTQDEGNTYPGASAPFGLVQASPVGSHYAGWRYGDEKIRGIGHSFLSGAGCWEQGGQVVVLPVTGSIGPGGDFDTSDAKNFDYRKYGSRYTLDGGAGEAGYYKVRLTDYGGIDVEATALTRAAAERYTFPVDAKTGHVLVDVSQANEKHRVIGSEVRVVGDRAVEGKITTLSFCGGHEYATWFRIEFDRPFKAFGVWGQAGGTPGARFSMESEYEPFNGAWLSFDLAKGRSVTATTAISHVDAEGARVNLRAEGMKDGRLKSFDAMRKSAQQAWRDELSKVRIEGGSHDDRAVFYTALYHALLQPLTGSDADGRYRGYDDAIHVADGWTYYEFFSLWDTYRSQNQLLALIEPQRARDIGRSLLAIDAQGGWLPRWGYANFDTNTMTGDPVTPFLVDLWRYGALKGLEGESWKALRKNAWGVPPLQSRSEGRAGNVNYLKNGFVFFDRTFPAKGMDVDPQNGGSATLEYALSDCSLSLMADALGERADAAELRARGGNWRKLWDAQLAEKESGFTGFPRPRIEGGDWFTPPTGTYSPRSHYGFHEGTAWQYQWLVPQDVPGLALAMGGREEMAKRLDAFFAYDELLADPQNAPRKAWVGGAYSYYGQYRYNPNNEPTMHVPTLYSLVGQPWKTATVLSAVQTLFTNAPNGVTGNDDLGTMSAFYLFGAMGFSPLMPGSGQLLLHPPRFNRVEVALAEGKKLVVEADGANAPRPRYIRGVSFDGRPQTAVWIDVDRLERGGTLKYQLTDAPDVSGWGTRVEDAPPAACPAD from the coding sequence ATGAGCAGCTTCGACTTGTCCGCCACAGTGCTGAAAACCATCCTGGCCGGCGTGCTGCTGGTGGCAACGACACCGTTCGCGCCTGCTTCGGCTCGCGACAGCGAGGATCTGCCTGCTCTGGTCAACACTCTCATCGGTACCCAGGACGAAGGCAATACCTATCCTGGCGCGTCGGCGCCGTTCGGCCTGGTCCAGGCCAGCCCGGTCGGTTCGCACTACGCCGGCTGGCGTTACGGTGACGAGAAGATTCGTGGCATCGGCCACTCCTTCCTGTCCGGCGCCGGTTGCTGGGAGCAGGGCGGGCAAGTCGTGGTACTGCCGGTCACCGGCAGCATCGGCCCCGGCGGTGACTTCGACACCAGCGACGCGAAGAACTTCGATTACCGCAAGTACGGTTCGCGCTATACCCTCGACGGCGGTGCCGGCGAGGCCGGTTATTACAAGGTCCGGCTGACCGACTACGGCGGCATCGACGTCGAGGCCACCGCGCTCACCCGCGCCGCGGCCGAGCGCTACACCTTTCCTGTCGATGCGAAGACCGGGCACGTACTGGTCGATGTCAGCCAGGCCAACGAGAAGCACCGTGTGATCGGCAGCGAAGTGCGCGTGGTCGGCGACCGCGCGGTCGAAGGCAAGATCACCACGCTCAGCTTCTGCGGCGGGCACGAATACGCCACTTGGTTCCGCATCGAATTCGACCGCCCGTTCAAGGCTTTCGGCGTCTGGGGCCAGGCCGGCGGCACGCCGGGCGCACGTTTCAGCATGGAAAGCGAATACGAGCCGTTCAATGGCGCGTGGCTGAGCTTCGACCTGGCGAAGGGGCGCAGCGTCACCGCGACCACCGCAATCTCGCACGTCGACGCCGAGGGCGCGCGCGTCAACCTGCGCGCCGAAGGCATGAAGGACGGCAGGCTGAAGTCCTTCGATGCCATGCGGAAGTCCGCGCAACAGGCGTGGCGCGACGAATTGTCGAAGGTGCGCATCGAGGGCGGCAGCCACGACGACCGTGCCGTGTTCTACACCGCGCTGTACCACGCGCTGCTGCAACCGCTGACCGGCAGCGACGCCGACGGCCGCTATCGCGGCTATGACGATGCCATCCATGTCGCCGACGGCTGGACGTATTACGAGTTCTTCTCGCTGTGGGATACCTACCGTTCGCAGAACCAGTTGCTGGCATTGATCGAACCGCAGCGCGCACGCGATATCGGACGCTCGCTGCTGGCGATCGACGCGCAGGGCGGCTGGCTGCCGCGCTGGGGCTACGCGAATTTCGACACCAACACGATGACCGGCGACCCGGTCACGCCGTTCCTGGTCGACTTGTGGCGATACGGCGCGCTGAAGGGCCTGGAAGGCGAGTCGTGGAAGGCGCTGCGCAAGAACGCCTGGGGCGTACCGCCACTGCAGTCGCGCTCCGAGGGGCGTGCCGGCAATGTCAACTATCTCAAGAACGGTTTCGTGTTCTTCGACCGTACCTTCCCGGCCAAGGGCATGGACGTGGACCCGCAGAACGGCGGTTCGGCGACGCTGGAATATGCCTTGTCCGACTGCTCGCTGTCGCTGATGGCCGATGCCCTCGGCGAGAGGGCGGACGCCGCGGAACTGCGCGCGCGCGGCGGCAATTGGCGCAAGCTGTGGGATGCGCAACTGGCCGAGAAGGAGTCCGGCTTCACCGGCTTCCCGCGCCCGCGCATCGAAGGCGGCGACTGGTTCACGCCGCCGACCGGCACCTACAGCCCGCGTTCGCATTACGGCTTCCACGAAGGGACGGCATGGCAGTACCAGTGGCTGGTGCCGCAGGACGTACCCGGGCTGGCGCTGGCGATGGGCGGCCGCGAGGAAATGGCGAAGCGCCTCGATGCCTTTTTCGCCTACGACGAACTGCTGGCCGATCCGCAGAACGCCCCGCGCAAGGCCTGGGTCGGCGGCGCCTATTCGTACTATGGCCAGTATCGCTACAACCCCAACAACGAACCGACCATGCACGTGCCCACGCTGTACAGTCTGGTTGGCCAGCCATGGAAGACCGCGACCGTGCTGTCCGCGGTGCAGACTTTGTTCACCAATGCGCCGAACGGCGTCACCGGCAACGACGACCTCGGCACCATGTCTGCCTTCTACCTGTTCGGCGCTATGGGGTTTTCGCCGCTGATGCCCGGCAGCGGCCAGCTGCTGCTGCACCCGCCGCGTTTCAACCGCGTCGAAGTCGCCCTGGCCGAAGGCAAAAAGCTGGTGGTCGAAGCCGATGGCGCGAACGCACCGCGCCCACGCTACATCCGCGGAGTCAGTTTCGATGGCCGGCCGCAAACCGCGGTCTGGATCGATGTCGACCGGCTTGAGCGCGGCGGCACACTGAAGTACCAGTTGACCGACGCCCCGGACGTTTCCGGCTGGGGCACACGCGTGGAAGATGCGCCGCCGGCGGCCTGTCCTGCCGATTGA
- a CDS encoding type VI secretion system tube protein Hcp: protein MALDMHLKLEGGSVTFAGESKHEKHKDQIQLLAWSWGLSQSGSFGHGTGGGAGKANVQDISFTKYIDKSSTAFIKALVTGAHITTVTLFISKAGGKQEDYFTIKLTSAMVTSYSTGGSGGEDMLTENVSLSFAKFDIEYFKQDDKGAVASAGTVGYSVEEVKAS, encoded by the coding sequence ATGGCATTAGACATGCACCTGAAACTGGAAGGCGGCAGCGTCACTTTCGCTGGCGAGTCCAAGCATGAAAAGCACAAGGATCAGATCCAGCTTCTGGCCTGGTCGTGGGGCCTGTCGCAGAGCGGTTCGTTCGGCCATGGCACCGGCGGCGGCGCCGGCAAGGCGAACGTGCAGGACATCAGCTTCACCAAGTACATCGACAAGAGCTCCACGGCTTTCATCAAGGCGCTCGTGACCGGTGCGCACATCACCACCGTAACCTTGTTCATTTCGAAGGCCGGCGGCAAGCAGGAAGATTACTTCACCATCAAGCTCACCAGCGCGATGGTCACCAGCTATTCCACGGGCGGCTCCGGCGGCGAAGACATGCTCACCGAGAACGTGTCGCTCAGCTTCGCGAAGTTCGACATCGAATACTTCAAGCAGGACGACAAGGGTGCCGTGGCTTCGGCGGGCACCGTTGGCTACAGCGTCGAGGAAGTCAAGGCCAGCTGA
- a CDS encoding LacI family DNA-binding transcriptional regulator, whose protein sequence is MGTTLERPRRITLNDIAHACGVSRATVSLVLRGSPLVHSGTRHRIEAEMLRQGYVYNRTAANLRQRVSSTVALVINDLSNPFFAEFAAGVDEALGVKGYVTLLGSSNESPARQRQVLASLMEHHPAGIILSPAEASDVADIELAIGGHTPLLVFNRELTGSTATGFDYDFLGLDNRAGARAATARLLALGHRRVAFYGGHAESSSCRERRLGYKDALQAAGIAADPRWMIETVPTRLEASAHADALFATDPAPTAAVCYNDAVALGLMLGLVRLDRHPGTDFAVTGFDDIPEAAVGMPPLTTMCAAPRARGRQAAELLLQRAAAPPLPRRSVIVPVQLIERESTPHAPHP, encoded by the coding sequence CTGGGGACGACTCTGGAAAGACCGCGCAGGATTACCCTGAACGACATCGCGCACGCCTGTGGCGTCTCGCGCGCGACGGTGTCGCTGGTGCTGCGCGGCAGTCCGCTGGTGCACTCCGGGACCCGCCATCGGATCGAAGCAGAGATGTTGCGCCAGGGCTATGTCTACAACCGCACCGCGGCCAACCTGCGCCAACGCGTTTCCAGCACGGTGGCGTTGGTCATCAACGACCTGTCCAACCCGTTTTTCGCCGAATTCGCCGCTGGCGTGGACGAGGCATTGGGAGTGAAGGGCTACGTCACCCTGCTTGGCAGCAGCAATGAATCGCCGGCGCGGCAGCGCCAGGTGCTGGCTTCGCTGATGGAACACCATCCCGCCGGCATCATCCTGTCGCCGGCCGAGGCCAGCGACGTGGCCGACATCGAGCTGGCGATCGGTGGGCACACGCCGCTGCTGGTGTTCAACCGCGAATTGACCGGCTCGACCGCCACCGGCTTCGACTACGACTTCCTCGGCTTGGACAACCGCGCCGGCGCACGTGCAGCCACCGCGCGATTGCTTGCGCTGGGCCACCGGCGCGTCGCCTTCTACGGTGGCCACGCCGAATCCAGTTCCTGCCGCGAGCGCCGCCTCGGCTACAAGGATGCGCTGCAGGCTGCCGGCATCGCGGCCGATCCGCGCTGGATGATCGAGACCGTGCCGACCCGGCTCGAAGCGAGCGCGCATGCCGACGCGCTGTTCGCCACCGATCCGGCGCCGACCGCGGCAGTCTGCTACAACGACGCGGTGGCGCTGGGCCTGATGCTGGGCCTGGTCCGGCTGGATCGCCACCCCGGCACCGACTTCGCCGTCACCGGTTTTGACGACATCCCCGAAGCCGCGGTCGGCATGCCACCACTGACCACGATGTGCGCCGCGCCGCGCGCGCGCGGCCGCCAAGCCGCAGAACTGCTGCTGCAGCGTGCCGCCGCGCCACCGCTGCCGCGGCGCTCCGTGATCGTGCCCGTACAACTGATCGAACGCGAAAGCACCCCGCATGCACCCCATCCCTGA
- the tssB gene encoding type VI secretion system contractile sheath small subunit: MAKQSSQKFIARNRAPRVQIEYDVEVYGAQKKVQVPFVMGVMSDLSGANAGELPSVEERKALEIDVDNFDSRLQSMKPRVTFAVPNTLTGEGNLAVDITFESMDDFSPTAVARKVGAVAKLLEARTQLANLDTYMDGKAGAENLIAQALKDPALLQSLVSAPKPADDTNKDGE, translated from the coding sequence ATGGCCAAGCAAAGCAGTCAGAAATTCATCGCACGCAACCGTGCGCCGCGCGTGCAGATCGAATACGACGTCGAGGTTTATGGCGCACAGAAGAAGGTCCAGGTGCCCTTCGTGATGGGCGTGATGTCGGATCTTTCCGGCGCCAATGCCGGCGAACTGCCGTCGGTCGAGGAGCGCAAGGCGCTCGAAATCGACGTCGACAATTTCGACAGCCGCCTGCAGTCGATGAAGCCCAGGGTCACCTTCGCAGTGCCGAATACCCTGACGGGCGAGGGCAATCTCGCCGTGGACATCACGTTTGAAAGCATGGACGACTTTTCACCAACTGCGGTGGCCAGGAAGGTGGGGGCGGTGGCCAAGCTGCTCGAGGCGCGCACACAGCTCGCCAATCTCGACACCTACATGGACGGCAAGGCTGGTGCAGAGAACCTGATCGCGCAGGCGTTGAAGGATCCGGCACTGTTGCAGTCTCTGGTATCGGCGCCCAAGCCCGCCGACGACACCAACAAAGACGGGGAGTAA
- a CDS encoding TonB-dependent receptor: MKQMPHTNIRNSLSVAIAIALTVAAGVPTRAYAQQAAASADAQVAPAKKTQAAQAKSNASSDVTDLNKVTVTGYRYSIEKSLDQKREANAIVEVVTAEDVGKFPDKNVADALQRVPGVIISRDGGEGKNVSVRGLSSELTLTELNGNYIATAESNGDPTRSFNYTLLPANMLSSAELFKTPEARIDEGGIGGTVILHTRRPLDMEANTGFVSAEGTWADTTKKADGQFSGSYSWHDKDDRFGVFVGYTQQKRTTRTMGASTENWQWYGDDYDAHPATDVNGKPSGMTSYWWGQSGFNDQNHPYTGTFQDGWPTECGYYCNFMMPTSVNLNVKNEERERKGGQLTLQFKPVDNLTLTANYFRFDLSQNSQTNTLKIPEWNLARYAGDGNWPGGRMLDGLTFDPSGTIVTGANYSVHPGKAYYCSGDEAAAGGLTNTGGFGPDDCSIPTPQITGSYNREKALSQTVDLGAEWVGESFDASFKAGRTWAQGGPQLQIAVPIKPRRQNATGDYDLGNTMSAWSLAGTPTMMFSPELLANLQNGIGEVDLGSTGSSWTRNETRQKYAQADFTWHAYGNWLDSLQFGLKYRNGGTHRSTGNNYWVCQGADPSDYDNRFQNGCDPSASVFQPQLLYPQSLGDLAGGIHASAYPAINYPAYVAYLNQTYGQMQTRNEDNFVYNVGEKIYSGYLQANFKTERLRGNVGVRLARTRQHADSTDQVDYYNDYFFDGPDGNPAPCQTGGLPAVGAPAGSGCVSGFTTLPDSQTNPATGHVSSFVLSSLDRTYTDVLPSFNIAYDLTDELVLRGAASKVISRPSYGDIAFPGGLQYYSQEYVNDRRLIGGGDEVGWYGAGSNKKLEPYKATQYDLGLEWYFHPGSVLGVDVFRKNVSNFSVPVVQDVSMDVGGQTVTVQNYSTTAGGRNGVSEGVELYAQHTLDFGLGFQANYTYNKTNEAAITLEDGTEIGKSPLVGSAKNQANFTVFYETGRFLARASYNRRGEVVDGLVNGLNVYEEPYQQIDLNAAYNFTKAFSVTASVLNLTKEESRSHLGNDTRARFYSNNYAGRVVYMGLTYKF; encoded by the coding sequence ATGAAACAGATGCCACACACGAATATCCGGAACTCGTTGTCCGTCGCCATTGCGATTGCACTGACTGTCGCCGCGGGAGTGCCGACTCGCGCCTACGCGCAGCAGGCGGCTGCCTCTGCCGACGCACAAGTGGCTCCGGCCAAGAAAACGCAGGCGGCTCAGGCAAAGTCCAATGCATCCAGCGACGTCACCGATCTCAACAAGGTCACGGTCACCGGCTATCGCTACTCGATCGAGAAGAGCCTGGACCAGAAGCGCGAGGCGAACGCGATCGTTGAAGTCGTGACGGCCGAAGACGTCGGCAAGTTTCCCGACAAGAACGTGGCCGACGCGCTGCAGCGCGTGCCCGGCGTGATCATTTCCCGCGACGGCGGCGAGGGCAAGAACGTCAGCGTCCGCGGCCTGTCCTCGGAACTGACCCTGACCGAATTGAACGGCAACTACATCGCCACAGCCGAATCCAACGGCGATCCGACGCGCTCGTTCAACTACACGCTGTTGCCGGCGAACATGCTGTCCAGCGCCGAGCTGTTCAAGACGCCGGAAGCGCGCATCGACGAGGGCGGCATCGGCGGCACCGTGATCCTGCATACGCGCCGCCCGCTGGACATGGAAGCGAACACCGGCTTCGTTTCCGCCGAAGGCACCTGGGCCGACACGACAAAGAAGGCAGACGGGCAGTTCTCCGGCTCGTATTCCTGGCACGACAAGGACGATCGCTTCGGCGTCTTCGTCGGCTACACCCAGCAGAAGCGCACCACGCGCACCATGGGCGCCAGCACCGAGAACTGGCAGTGGTACGGCGACGACTACGACGCGCACCCGGCGACCGACGTCAACGGCAAGCCGTCGGGCATGACTTCCTATTGGTGGGGCCAGTCGGGCTTCAACGACCAGAACCATCCTTACACGGGCACCTTCCAGGACGGCTGGCCCACGGAGTGCGGCTATTACTGCAACTTCATGATGCCGACCTCAGTCAACCTCAACGTCAAGAACGAAGAACGCGAGCGCAAGGGCGGGCAGTTGACCTTGCAGTTCAAGCCGGTCGACAACCTGACCCTGACGGCCAACTACTTCCGTTTCGACCTGTCGCAGAACTCCCAGACCAACACGCTGAAGATCCCGGAATGGAATCTGGCCCGCTATGCAGGCGACGGCAACTGGCCCGGCGGCCGCATGCTCGACGGACTGACCTTCGACCCCAGCGGCACCATCGTCACCGGGGCCAACTATTCGGTGCATCCGGGCAAGGCCTACTACTGCAGCGGCGACGAGGCCGCCGCGGGCGGACTGACCAATACCGGCGGCTTCGGCCCGGACGACTGCAGCATTCCCACGCCGCAGATCACCGGCAGCTACAACCGTGAAAAAGCGCTGTCGCAGACCGTGGACCTCGGCGCCGAATGGGTGGGCGAATCGTTCGACGCCAGCTTCAAGGCCGGCCGCACCTGGGCCCAGGGCGGACCGCAACTGCAGATCGCGGTGCCGATCAAGCCGCGCCGCCAGAACGCGACCGGCGATTACGACCTGGGCAACACCATGAGCGCCTGGAGCCTGGCCGGCACGCCGACGATGATGTTCTCGCCGGAACTGCTGGCGAACCTCCAGAACGGCATCGGCGAAGTCGATCTCGGCTCGACCGGCTCCTCGTGGACCCGCAACGAAACCAGGCAGAAGTACGCCCAGGCCGATTTCACCTGGCACGCCTACGGCAACTGGCTGGACTCGCTGCAGTTCGGGCTGAAATACCGCAACGGCGGCACCCACCGCAGCACCGGCAACAACTACTGGGTCTGCCAGGGCGCGGATCCCTCCGACTACGACAACCGCTTCCAGAACGGGTGCGATCCCAGCGCCTCGGTGTTCCAGCCGCAGCTCTTGTACCCGCAATCGCTCGGCGACCTCGCCGGCGGCATCCATGCCAGCGCCTACCCGGCGATCAACTATCCGGCCTACGTCGCCTATCTGAACCAGACCTACGGGCAGATGCAGACCCGCAACGAGGACAACTTCGTCTACAACGTCGGCGAGAAGATCTATTCGGGCTACCTGCAGGCCAACTTCAAGACCGAACGCCTGCGCGGCAATGTCGGCGTGCGCCTGGCGCGCACCCGGCAGCATGCCGACTCGACGGACCAGGTCGATTACTACAACGACTATTTCTTCGACGGCCCCGACGGCAACCCGGCGCCCTGCCAGACGGGCGGCCTGCCGGCCGTCGGCGCGCCCGCCGGCTCCGGTTGCGTCAGCGGCTTCACCACGCTGCCGGACAGCCAGACCAACCCGGCCACCGGGCATGTCTCCTCGTTCGTGCTCAGCTCGCTCGACCGCACCTACACCGACGTCCTGCCGAGCTTCAACATCGCCTACGACCTCACCGACGAGCTGGTGCTGCGCGGCGCCGCCTCCAAGGTGATTTCGCGCCCGAGCTACGGCGACATCGCCTTTCCCGGCGGCCTGCAGTACTACAGCCAGGAATACGTCAACGACCGCCGCCTGATCGGTGGCGGCGACGAGGTGGGCTGGTACGGCGCCGGCAGCAACAAGAAGCTGGAGCCGTACAAGGCCACCCAGTACGACCTCGGCCTGGAGTGGTATTTCCATCCCGGCTCGGTGCTCGGCGTCGACGTGTTCCGCAAGAACGTCAGCAACTTCTCGGTGCCGGTGGTGCAGGACGTGTCCATGGACGTCGGCGGCCAAACCGTGACCGTGCAGAACTACTCGACCACCGCCGGCGGCCGCAACGGGGTTTCGGAGGGCGTCGAGCTGTACGCGCAGCACACGCTGGACTTCGGCCTCGGCTTCCAGGCCAACTACACCTACAACAAGACCAACGAGGCGGCCATCACCCTCGAGGACGGCACCGAGATCGGCAAGTCGCCGCTGGTCGGCAGCGCGAAGAACCAGGCCAACTTCACCGTGTTCTATGAAACCGGGCGGTTCCTGGCGCGGGCTTCGTACAACCGGCGCGGCGAGGTGGTGGACGGCCTGGTCAACGGCCTGAACGTCTACGAAGAGCCGTACCAGCAGATCGACCTGAACGCGGCGTACAACTTCACCAAGGCGTTCAGCGTGACCGCTTCGGTGCTGAACCTGACCAAGGAAGAGTCGCGCTCGCACCTGGGCAACGACACCAGGGCCCGCTTCTACTCCAACAACTACGCCGGTCGCGTCGTGTATATGGGCTTGACGTACAAGTTCTAA
- the tssC gene encoding type VI secretion system contractile sheath large subunit, producing MATEKLAEQGGAVQTLDAGDFAALLNKEFKPKSDRAKEEVESAVRTLAEQVLNKSDIVSDDVAQTINAYIAEIDRKLSEQINLIMHHADFQKLESAWRGLHHLVNNTETDQQLKIRVMNISKKELAKTLKRYKGTAWDQSPIFKKLYEEEYGQLGGEPYGCLVGDYYFDHSPPDVELLTGIAQVAAAAHAPFISAAGSTLMGMDSWNELANPRDLAKVFSTPDYAAWRSLRESDDAKYIGLTMPRTLARLPYGAATDPVEEFNFEEDTAGADSSKYTWQNAAYAMAVNINRSFKMYGWCSRIRGIESGGAVEGLPAHTFPTDDGGVDMKCPTEIAITDRRSAELDKMGMMPLVHRKNSDMAAFISAQSLAKPEEYDDPDATANAALGARLPYMFACCRFAHYLKCIVRDKIGSFKDRDAMERWLASWINQYVDGDPANSSEETKARKPLSAAEVVVEEVEGAPGYYTSKFFLKPHYQLEGLTVSLRLVSRLPSAAKS from the coding sequence ATGGCAACCGAAAAACTCGCCGAACAGGGCGGTGCCGTACAGACTCTGGATGCCGGCGATTTTGCCGCGCTGCTGAACAAGGAATTCAAGCCCAAGAGCGACCGCGCGAAGGAAGAGGTGGAATCGGCGGTCCGCACGCTGGCCGAGCAGGTACTGAACAAGTCCGACATCGTTTCCGACGACGTCGCGCAGACCATCAATGCCTACATCGCGGAGATCGATCGCAAGCTCAGCGAGCAGATCAACCTGATCATGCACCACGCCGACTTCCAGAAGCTGGAAAGCGCATGGCGCGGCCTGCATCATCTGGTCAACAACACCGAGACGGATCAGCAGCTGAAGATCCGCGTGATGAACATCTCCAAGAAGGAGCTGGCCAAGACCCTGAAGCGCTACAAGGGCACGGCCTGGGACCAGAGCCCGATCTTCAAGAAGCTGTACGAAGAGGAATACGGCCAGTTGGGCGGCGAGCCCTACGGCTGCCTGGTCGGCGACTACTACTTCGACCACAGCCCGCCCGATGTCGAACTGCTTACCGGCATCGCGCAGGTCGCGGCTGCCGCGCATGCGCCGTTCATCTCGGCTGCGGGCTCCACCCTGATGGGCATGGACAGCTGGAACGAGTTGGCCAACCCGCGCGACCTGGCCAAGGTGTTCTCCACGCCGGACTACGCCGCCTGGCGTTCGCTGCGCGAGTCGGACGATGCCAAGTACATCGGCCTGACCATGCCGCGCACGCTGGCCCGGCTGCCTTATGGTGCGGCGACGGATCCGGTGGAGGAGTTCAATTTCGAGGAAGACACCGCCGGCGCGGATTCGTCCAAGTACACCTGGCAGAACGCCGCTTACGCGATGGCGGTGAACATCAACCGCTCGTTCAAGATGTACGGCTGGTGCTCACGGATTCGCGGCATCGAGTCCGGTGGCGCGGTGGAGGGTCTGCCGGCGCATACCTTCCCGACCGACGACGGCGGCGTGGACATGAAGTGCCCCACCGAGATCGCGATCACCGACCGCCGCTCGGCCGAGCTGGACAAGATGGGCATGATGCCGCTGGTGCACCGCAAGAACTCGGACATGGCGGCCTTCATCAGCGCGCAGTCGCTGGCCAAGCCGGAGGAGTACGACGATCCGGACGCCACCGCCAACGCGGCCCTCGGTGCGCGTCTGCCGTACATGTTCGCGTGCTGCCGTTTCGCGCATTACCTGAAGTGCATCGTGCGCGACAAGATCGGTTCGTTCAAGGACCGTGATGCGATGGAGCGCTGGCTGGCGTCGTGGATCAACCAGTACGTCGACGGCGACCCCGCCAACTCCAGCGAGGAGACCAAGGCACGCAAGCCGCTGTCCGCGGCGGAAGTGGTGGTGGAAGAGGTGGAAGGGGCACCGGGGTATTACACGTCGAAGTTTTTCCTCAAGCCGCATTACCAGCTGGAAGGTTTGACTGTTTCCTTGAGGCTCGTGTCTCGTTTGCCGTCGGCTGCCAAGAGCTGA